The genomic window GCCGCGTCCGGCTCGTCATCATCGTCGTCTCAACAACAAACGTCTGGAGTCGCCGCTGTTCCGGCCGAAGACAATTTTGACTTTCTGTTCAAAATCGTACTTATCGGCGACTGTGGCACCGGCAAAACATGTGTCGTTCAGCGGTTCAAGAGTGGAACGTACGCCGAGAACCAGGGCAACACCATTGGTGTTGATTTTTCTATGAAAACCATCAAAATCGATGGCAAAAAAGTTAAGGTAATTTATTCGCTTCTCTTGTGACGCCGTGCATAGGTgtcaataataacaacaattgcGTACGTTGTAGTTACTGTAGTTTCATGTTATAGCTTCAAATATGGGACACGGCCGGACACGAGAGGTTTCGTACAATCACACAGAGTTATTATCGTTCTGCTAATGGGGTCCTACTAGGTAAGTCTTATTGATATCACATTATAGTACCaatttgtcattaaaatattatcatgttttacAGTGTACGACATTACAAAACGTGCTACTTTCTTGAATTTACAGAGATGGGTTGAAGAAGTACGTCGATATACTTCGTCTAATGTTTTACTTGTTTTgattggtaaatatttatactaaaattcagttcttataggtatagttaattatacttttaagtggtatttgatcatttttatcataagtaATTAACCACACAATATTCATTGctacatttataatagtatagtagctattttaatattggtagatacaaaatgtattatatataattattgaaaacaaaagaaataataataatacaaaattgagTTTACACACTTTCAATAGTATATTACctacgtatttatattttatctttaaaatttaaacttgcaATACTAATAATGTTGGTATAACTTGATAATGTCATcacattacaaaaataagtttacatcactatggtaaattattaatttataaaaacaataattaatgacgGCGAGTAACTCGcagacaatatttaataaattatttatgatagatTTGTCTTTGTGATCAATTGTCATTCGGTAAAATTATTGGAATTGATTGTTATGTGGTTAGTTATTTATGATCAATCAACTTATattagtcatattttttgtagattttcataattgtattcaaatatccTAACAATTAagcttcattttttattttcaatctaTTTAGGTAACAAATGTGACCTGGAGGAGAACCGCCAGGTAGAGTTGTCTGAAGCAGACGCCATGTGTGAATACTTTCCAGAATTATTGTCTGTTCTGGAAACGTCAGctaaggaaaataaaaatattgaagaagCATTTGTCACAATTGCCTCTGAACTTAAAgtaagtgttataattttattgtttgtcaACAGTCCATTcaataagaaattttataGAGACGTCATGACCAAAGTGCTCATATTGAAGATGAACCTAATCCTGTCATCAACTTAAGTGAAGGCGAGAATGTTCAAAAATGTAAAGGCTGTACATTGTTATAATCTAACATTGCAACATGGTACAGTAGAACAAATCAATATTTGATCATTGTTATTCTAAAATCCGATGACGaacatgtataattaattaattatgcgTTCATAATCCTATGGTAACACACTTGTTTAATatgaaacatttaaagttttatttagattgtatttgaaaaaaaattaataaaattatgaggATAGAGATATACTATCCCAGAATTTTTGTACACGTTTATGATCCGCGTTAatactgtatttaattttatctttcgTAACTTGcaataactatttatgtacTTGAACCTCACTTTGTTAATCATTCAAtcatgtactataatataatattaaataagattctcaaatagttttatgggggaccatattttttttttcaagtatctcCCCACGTGGTCcacaagtatattttactgaaattatttttatcagtatagaatattatattatagagtatCAATGAGATGGTTTTTATTAGctgttatcatattttacgatattgtatacatgatattattcgACATTTATTGTATCCCTAttgatattctataaataggtatatgtcCATATCGagaattttagaaatttttatttttcttctgtCTAATATCATTTCACAAGTGATGATTTGAGttgatttcatttattatataacatgttttttcttcataaatttagttaaatacgtatatatatatttgtgtgataattgattatatgtgtatatatacatataagagTATGCATACATTTGTGTAACATTATTACCATCTTTTATAAAAGCACCTCTAATAATATGGTgaaggtatttaaatattatataattattttttttattattattatgtgtagtgAGAGTAGGGAAATAtcaattctattataatattatacttaatactaataactagtcacgtgaaaaaatgtatgaaatatttaattgtagcAGTTCCTTTCATTGGTTAACAATTGtttatgatgatgataatttccccctataaaaaattgtgatttttaatgttttatgtgaGATGTGTGGTGgaaaattatatgtactatatgtatctaaaagaaattattattgtttaactttttcaactttatagatgttttattataggtatctagctatttttaattttaaaatatttatgtttttttttcttaagaattatttcaaatttttatttttattattttatttttattttattacttttttttttttacttatgtcTATATCAGTTGTATAcctgtaataattatgtatgctGTTATGTTTTACTTGTACGGAATTGATGGCTaccaataatcataatttggAGATCAAAAAACAGACTTCAAAATGGGGCTTGAGGTGggaaattacataatatttataataattgtctttttgcattaatattacaatatttaatatattgtatgactaacaataaagtattttttttattattaaatactagaaTACCAGATTAACGTTAATTGATTAAACTAATCATTGAACATTTAGACAATGctggtaatttataattcattattttaaatattcttattcacttgtaaaaacaaatgttcTTTTCATTCCATACCTCACCTTCTAATTATGGAGGTCACTACAATTCAGtctttatctatataatggccaatcaacattttattattataagtatatgttttatactatttagtatacGTACAATCAATGGATATTTACATCCGTatcaattaaacaaaataatatctttaacttGTGTTAttggtgttattattatcaaatattatttcattacaaaaatTGCACAGCTTTGATGCTCTACATAGAATgactactataaaatatgttgttatttatgattttaaatcttatttaaacataaactaaCTTAACATGTTAatagagtattatattatataaaaaaaaaaaaaaaatacataatatattatagactattgTAATGTGATATATTCATAtcttgtaataataactaaaattattgtcaataGACACAGTTTTtaggaaatattatacataaattgtgaacataataactcaaaaaatgatgataacaatattatattaattgtactataatatattgtgttacaattataataatactatattttgatattttgtaaatcaaatttgttaatattggcagtatattatacagtgttgTTTGTGatcatttaataacaaattatgatGATTAGTCTATTTCTCTATCAATTGTGTACAGATAAGACAACACAACAACCAATCAaagatgtatataaaataatattttattagctatAGTTGTTAATACATAGACAATAgacttaaagttaaaatacattttgtgtaaTCGATCTCAACGACCTGCATCAATTTGTCAGTAAAACTATGTGACTATGCCTTAcaccaatattaatacatatatagtctataaatataacaatataaagcaataaggaatatattttaatcagatTGTGTAGTGTCTTACTGTCTTAgtagttttaaaaagattgaataaaattacatttttttttttaaatttatttcaatgatattgttattacctTATAGAgttctcataatattttaatttctaattctaGAGCAGAATATATTCTTgtgtacttttaatataacactatttgtaattataatatttattttttttattatcgatataatgtatttaaagtatattatataaaaaaaatgtccccCGATCTATCAGCCATGTCCCCCCGTGTCTATGCTCATGGGTACCTACCAGAATAAGATGACTGCACGCCCGCACAGTACCTAccatcacataatataacaatcacgaatttcgtgtataatattgagtTTTCGAATcgcatgttataataatatgaagacaataggtaggtatcatCTACGAAACAAGAGATCCAAAGTTTGAAGACCCACCTACTACGCAAGTCCGTGCACACTAGACCGGCgtgatgataattatttagtgcgttttaaataattcaatataagtaggtacttaatagcTTATCATGAATTATTATCAAGACGAacgaataatgaataatgtgaactaactatataggtacaatattattaccttcAATAATGCATGTTGTTTTCGAGTATAGGTACCTTGGCTTGGCTGTACTGCgcaaattttttttgcaatgCTGATTAATCGTAGAAGTTAACTGTCGATAAATGATAAGTAGTGAACCTACCTAGGAAGAATGTGAACttactacctacctatgttaACTGGACGTTAACCGACAATTAAGTTTTGTCGTAGGTActgagtacctatttaattcgAAACACTAGTCGCCGAATTTGAACTCCGATTGAATGATctcattgtatattttgtccTTACACGTAATCGTTTTCCTCATTTTCATACGAACTCGctgtgataattaaaaatcacgcAGATGGATACcctttttatttactacataTAATTAGGCACCATTGTAAAAACTCAATAGcgttgaaatattgaattattattatttttttttttttgtattgatcTACTGTTGTCTTGATTGGCTTATATGTGAAAGTCTCTTTTTttgatacctactatatagcctgtaggtataggtaatatcaAAACATTTCCTCCACATCTACCGGCACGACAATGACGACAATATTGTAAGTATGTCGTTCTTTTGATAAAcaagtttgattataatttttcaatgaatatACGCATACATTATTACctagcataaaataaaaaatacttaacagaTGATCGCTCCAAATAAAACGatatgttaatacattttttattttttttttcattatttacaaaagtTGACAAAATTGATACAGCAATTAATATTTCTCCAtcgcttatttattattgttttccgtACGCTCCAGGGGCATACTTAGTTATGTCTTATACGAAGGagcacaaacaaaaaatttaaataaacgcgACAGTGCGTGAAAAGTAAAAGAGGTTAATATTCTCaaccataaaaattaaaaaaatataaaatacggtAAATTTAGTGGGTCTTATGTGCTCCCCTTAAATACGCCTCTGACTACGCTTCCACAAcaacaaacataaatttataatt from Aphis gossypii isolate Hap1 chromosome 1, ASM2018417v2, whole genome shotgun sequence includes these protein-coding regions:
- the LOC114125144 gene encoding ras-related protein Rab-43; this encodes MSKTSGSAASGSSSSSSQQQTSGVAAVPAEDNFDFLFKIVLIGDCGTGKTCVVQRFKSGTYAENQGNTIGVDFSMKTIKIDGKKVKLQIWDTAGHERFRTITQSYYRSANGVLLVYDITKRATFLNLQRWVEEVRRYTSSNVLLVLIGNKCDLEENRQVELSEADAMCEYFPELLSVLETSAKENKNIEEAFVTIASELKRRHDQSAHIEDEPNPVINLSEGENVQKCKGCTLL